A genome region from Bacteroidota bacterium includes the following:
- a CDS encoding MFS transporter produces MQDELVPHTRRAVTLAVIVAALGYFVDIYDLLLFSIVRIPSLKALGVSDAVLLDKGAMLLSMQMGGMLVGGILWGILGDRRGRLSVLFGSIVLYSLANIANGLVQSINLYAELRFIAGVGLAGELGAGITLVSEVMSKEARGWGSTVVAGIGVLGAVLAALIADVFEWRTCFFIGGGMGLALLALRIGVYESGMFEHVKKSNVSRGNFFKIFAKRRNLWKYLRVIGIGMPTWFVVGILITFSPEFGKAFGMSELPNAGKAVLFSYVGLSIGDVLSGYTTYTLRSRKKAMLIFLTMTAVFIGSYFVFAPIPIGWFYFICALLGFGTGYWAMFVTIASEQFGTNIRATVTTTAPNFVRGAVVPITALFNLWRGPLGISGSALLVGGITLFLGFLSLYEMEETYGKELHYVEEL; encoded by the coding sequence ATGCAGGACGAACTTGTACCGCATACCAGGCGGGCGGTCACACTCGCTGTGATCGTCGCCGCGCTCGGGTATTTTGTCGACATTTACGATCTGTTGCTCTTCAGCATCGTCCGTATCCCAAGCTTGAAAGCGCTTGGAGTGTCGGACGCAGTGTTGCTCGACAAAGGCGCCATGCTCCTATCAATGCAAATGGGCGGTATGCTTGTCGGTGGCATACTCTGGGGCATCCTTGGCGACCGCCGAGGGCGGTTGTCGGTTCTCTTCGGTTCGATCGTGCTCTATTCTCTTGCGAATATTGCGAACGGGTTGGTTCAATCGATCAATCTCTACGCCGAGCTTCGGTTCATCGCCGGCGTTGGGTTGGCGGGCGAACTCGGAGCCGGAATCACTCTCGTAAGCGAAGTGATGAGCAAAGAAGCACGCGGTTGGGGCTCGACTGTCGTTGCCGGGATCGGTGTTCTCGGCGCAGTACTTGCCGCGCTGATCGCCGATGTGTTCGAATGGCGAACCTGCTTCTTCATCGGCGGAGGCATGGGGTTGGCGTTGCTTGCGCTGCGCATCGGTGTGTATGAATCCGGCATGTTCGAACATGTCAAGAAGTCGAACGTCTCGCGAGGTAACTTTTTCAAGATCTTTGCGAAGCGCCGCAATTTGTGGAAATATCTGCGGGTGATCGGGATTGGCATGCCGACATGGTTCGTCGTCGGTATCCTCATCACATTTTCTCCAGAGTTCGGTAAAGCATTCGGCATGAGCGAACTTCCGAATGCAGGGAAGGCAGTATTATTCTCGTACGTCGGTCTGTCGATCGGCGATGTACTATCGGGATATACAACCTACACGCTGCGCAGCCGTAAGAAGGCAATGCTAATTTTCCTGACGATGACCGCCGTTTTCATCGGCTCCTACTTTGTCTTTGCCCCGATCCCCATCGGTTGGTTCTATTTCATCTGCGCGTTGCTTGGCTTTGGGACGGGATATTGGGCAATGTTCGTCACGATCGCCAGTGAGCAGTTCGGGACCAACATCCGAGCCACAGTCACAACAACAGCCCCGAACTTCGTGCGCGGCGCTGTCGTCCCAATCACTGCATTGTTTAATCTCTGGCGCGGACCGCTCGGCATTAGCGGCAGTGCGCTCCTTGTGGGTGGGATCACACTCTTCCTCGGCTTCCTCTCACTCTATGAGATGGAAGAAACCTACGGGAAAGAGCTGCACTACGTGGAAGAGCTGTAG
- a CDS encoding T9SS type A sorting domain-containing protein has product MFATRPAYFVIRSNHAWMVGSDVPGTTDVMGLYRSLDNGVTWDSCGWIGTSGVQSNSKGLFVGGGWVDGISRSTDDGFHWTACKSPAISPGQIMDMVVTDSMIVAKTFDGTSMQYWISTNLASSWKQIQVPQGNWDARCAWGSTIIIATNTGLFRTLDQGESWKQISADSGVTKLAMRRDIVLMAMRDKQVKVSFDRGASWTPANSGLADTVADDFAIDDGQVFVSLHGEGLYRGGIDGLSAVHSSDRTTESAMIQITPNPVSTHATVSYSLAADADVQVDLIDALGRVVATVLPQTYQSAGMHYLPIEVAQIPAGILACRVRIGTSSVVGKLVVTH; this is encoded by the coding sequence ATGTTCGCGACTCGACCGGCCTATTTCGTCATTCGATCGAACCATGCGTGGATGGTCGGGTCCGACGTCCCGGGTACAACCGACGTGATGGGATTATATCGGTCACTGGACAATGGTGTGACTTGGGATAGCTGTGGATGGATCGGCACATCAGGCGTGCAATCGAATTCAAAGGGGTTGTTCGTCGGTGGAGGATGGGTTGACGGAATTTCTCGTTCGACGGATGACGGTTTCCACTGGACCGCATGTAAATCACCCGCTATATCGCCGGGCCAAATCATGGACATGGTTGTGACTGATAGCATGATCGTTGCCAAGACCTTTGACGGTACTTCTATGCAGTATTGGATATCGACGAATCTCGCGTCGTCGTGGAAACAGATTCAAGTACCCCAAGGAAACTGGGATGCACGGTGCGCCTGGGGATCGACAATCATCATCGCGACAAATACCGGACTGTTCCGTACGCTCGATCAAGGCGAATCATGGAAGCAAATCTCCGCTGACTCCGGTGTAACGAAGCTGGCAATGCGTCGAGACATCGTGCTCATGGCAATGCGAGACAAGCAAGTAAAGGTGTCTTTCGACCGCGGGGCATCGTGGACCCCAGCGAACAGTGGACTCGCCGATACCGTCGCAGACGATTTTGCTATCGACGACGGGCAAGTATTTGTTTCACTCCACGGGGAGGGGTTATACCGAGGTGGAATCGACGGATTGTCGGCAGTTCATTCGTCGGATCGGACCACCGAAAGCGCGATGATTCAAATCACCCCGAACCCGGTATCGACTCATGCGACGGTATCGTACTCACTTGCCGCGGATGCCGATGTTCAGGTAGATCTTATCGATGCGTTGGGAAGAGTGGTTGCCACCGTTCTTCCGCAGACATACCAATCTGCTGGCATGCACTACCTTCCAATAGAAGTTGCACAGATTCCAGCGGGGATTCTGGCATGCCGCGTCCGGATCGGCACCTCAAGCGTTGTCGGGAAATTGGTAGTAACACACTAA
- a CDS encoding cobalamin B12-binding domain-containing protein yields the protein MDRKIRVLIAKAGLDGHDRGAKVIAAALRDAGMEVIYTGLRQTPEMIVEAALQEDVDVIGISILSGAHMTIFPRVLKLMQERGIGDVLLTGGGIISNEDNAALSAMGVGDLFTPGAPMYEIVEYIRNWCAEHRGIAVPA from the coding sequence ATGGACAGAAAGATCAGAGTCTTGATCGCCAAAGCAGGCCTCGACGGCCATGATCGCGGCGCAAAGGTTATTGCGGCAGCTCTGCGCGATGCAGGGATGGAAGTGATCTATACGGGTCTGCGTCAGACCCCCGAAATGATCGTCGAAGCAGCATTGCAGGAAGATGTCGATGTAATCGGCATTTCGATCCTCAGTGGTGCGCACATGACTATCTTCCCACGCGTGCTGAAGCTGATGCAGGAACGGGGGATTGGTGACGTATTGCTTACTGGGGGCGGGATTATTTCCAATGAAGATAACGCTGCCCTTTCAGCGATGGGCGTCGGCGATTTGTTTACGCCAGGTGCACCAATGTACGAGATCGTCGAATACATCCGCAACTGGTGCGCGGAACATCGCGGGATCGCCGTCCCGGCCTGA
- a CDS encoding DinB family protein — protein MHTKDYFIALTNEELPALLNCIRSIPADNDTYAPDAKARSARRIVAHLIGHPDDLIQGINEGRIDHRNETEFATYEEAAATIEAQTKRLLAMIEQLDEKTWDEKPVDFYVWGNKLYTRSLRDMCYHHHSDMLHHRGQLSTYYRSMGVRNPVIYGATAETIEEMMAAKG, from the coding sequence ATGCATACCAAAGACTATTTCATTGCTCTGACTAACGAAGAACTACCCGCGTTGTTGAATTGCATTCGCTCGATCCCAGCGGACAACGATACGTATGCACCCGACGCCAAGGCCCGTTCGGCTCGCCGTATTGTCGCGCACCTGATCGGCCATCCCGACGATCTCATCCAAGGCATCAACGAAGGACGAATCGACCATCGAAACGAAACGGAGTTCGCCACCTACGAGGAGGCCGCCGCAACGATCGAGGCGCAGACAAAACGTCTACTGGCAATGATCGAACAGCTTGATGAGAAAACCTGGGACGAAAAGCCGGTGGATTTCTATGTCTGGGGCAACAAGCTCTATACCCGATCGCTTCGCGATATGTGCTACCATCACCACTCCGATATGCTCCATCACCGTGGGCAGCTTTCAACCTACTACCGTTCGATGGGGGTTCGCAACCCTGTCATCTACGGTGCGACTGCTGAAACCATCGAGGAAATGATGGCTGCAAAGGGTTAA
- a CDS encoding efflux RND transporter permease subunit produces MIRKLVHFAMRQRMLTLLLALVIIVGGIGAYLTLKIEAYPDVADTEVDVITKYPGKAAAEVEEQVTVPIERALNAVPRVVNRRSRTIFGLSIVRLTFDEGTDDYFARNQVIEKLRDADIPDGLTPELAPLSTPVGEIYRYALEGGPEQSPMDLRTLQDWVVVPKLLQAKGIADITNFGGLVKQYSVIVDPIKLRKYGLTMTAVQNAIQANNANAGGNIIERGNQGLAIRGIGRIQTAEDIGLIVLLNNASTGTPVYVRDVGTIEITALPPSGILGYTNNTEHRDVDNGVQGIVLMRRGENPSEVLESLKGKLEEVKAALPEGVHLVELYDRSELVDNTLHTVSHTLIEGVTIVVIVLLFFLGNVRAALLAAVTIPLSLLWAFIMMRFTGIPANLLSLGAIDFGIIVDGAVIMIEAIMRRLVHTPEAERTEKGSLRLIVEATQDVDKQIFFSVVIIILAYLPLFTLKRVEGKLFSPMAYTLGFAIAGSLLLALTVVPVLATYFFRKSEVKEWHNPLFHWLQKAYQKTVVFLIERRVFVVGAAVIVVVGSTLLGTKLGTEFLPELDEGAIVIRTVLPAGISLKTASQYPPIIRQVVSPYPEVRAVITQLGRNDDGTDPYGPNRIETHVELTKYDTWPSGMDKHKLIDEIKTKLQASIPGATFSFSQPILDNVTEAVTGSSADLAVLVNGNDLTKLRNYADTILGVIQNVKGATDFGIEEEGDQAQLFIKINRTSAARYGINVRDVEDMIELAVAGRPVSVLYEGERRFDIVVRYQATDRSTVDDISRLEITSPTGLRVPLTDVADVEIKDGSTIIAREDGHRQVGVRTNIRGRDQGTFVAEAQQKVASVLHLPKGYDIDWGGQFENLTRARNHLMVILPITLFLIFALLFLTFRSAKYALIVLVNVPLALVGGIIALLLRGMNFSVSSGVGFISLFGVAVMSGVLLVSRFNYLRFDRHLSLREAVVLGAEEELRPILMMMLVAMLGLIPASLATGIGSDVQRPLATVIVGGLASALILTLVVLPSLYYLIESRAKTNPVAEAIDIEELETRIHDEELEEEHKRHLRAPHDDDV; encoded by the coding sequence ATGATCCGAAAACTCGTACATTTTGCGATGCGTCAGCGGATGCTGACGCTCCTGCTCGCATTGGTGATCATCGTAGGCGGGATCGGAGCGTATCTGACGCTCAAGATCGAAGCATACCCTGACGTTGCCGACACCGAGGTGGACGTCATTACCAAGTATCCGGGCAAAGCAGCTGCAGAGGTCGAAGAACAGGTGACGGTTCCGATCGAACGCGCCTTGAATGCCGTGCCACGGGTGGTAAACAGGCGCTCGCGTACCATCTTCGGCCTCTCGATCGTTCGTCTGACGTTCGACGAAGGCACCGACGATTACTTCGCTCGTAATCAGGTGATCGAAAAGTTACGCGATGCCGATATCCCGGACGGACTTACACCCGAACTCGCACCGCTTTCGACTCCTGTTGGCGAGATTTATCGATATGCTCTTGAAGGTGGACCGGAACAATCGCCGATGGATCTGCGAACCTTGCAGGACTGGGTCGTCGTCCCGAAGCTGTTACAGGCGAAAGGTATTGCCGATATCACGAACTTTGGCGGCCTGGTCAAGCAATATAGTGTGATCGTCGATCCGATCAAACTACGCAAGTATGGCCTGACCATGACAGCCGTCCAAAATGCGATTCAGGCGAACAACGCGAACGCCGGCGGCAACATTATCGAACGCGGCAATCAAGGGCTTGCAATCCGAGGGATCGGTCGTATCCAGACGGCCGAGGATATCGGCTTGATCGTTTTGCTCAATAATGCTTCGACCGGCACACCGGTCTATGTCCGAGATGTCGGCACGATCGAGATCACAGCGCTGCCGCCATCGGGTATCCTTGGATATACCAATAATACCGAACATCGAGACGTCGATAACGGCGTGCAGGGTATCGTCCTGATGCGACGAGGTGAGAATCCGTCCGAGGTACTCGAAAGTCTTAAAGGCAAACTCGAAGAAGTAAAGGCCGCGTTACCCGAAGGCGTGCATTTAGTAGAGTTGTACGATCGAAGCGAACTCGTCGACAACACACTGCATACGGTCAGCCACACACTCATTGAAGGCGTCACGATCGTGGTGATCGTGCTGCTATTCTTCCTCGGTAATGTTCGTGCGGCATTGCTGGCAGCGGTAACGATCCCGCTCTCGTTGTTGTGGGCATTTATCATGATGCGCTTCACCGGTATTCCGGCGAATCTGTTGTCGCTCGGTGCGATCGACTTTGGGATTATCGTCGATGGCGCCGTCATCATGATCGAGGCTATTATGCGACGGCTCGTCCATACACCCGAAGCGGAGCGAACCGAGAAAGGGTCGTTGCGACTAATCGTCGAAGCAACACAGGATGTCGATAAGCAGATCTTCTTCTCTGTCGTGATCATCATCCTTGCCTACTTGCCGTTATTTACACTTAAGCGTGTCGAAGGCAAACTCTTTTCGCCGATGGCCTATACGCTCGGCTTTGCGATCGCCGGCTCGTTGCTCCTCGCGTTGACGGTCGTACCGGTGCTCGCGACGTATTTCTTCCGCAAATCAGAGGTGAAGGAATGGCACAATCCTCTGTTCCATTGGCTCCAGAAGGCATACCAGAAGACAGTGGTCTTCCTGATCGAGCGGCGCGTATTCGTGGTCGGTGCGGCGGTGATCGTGGTTGTTGGCTCGACGCTCCTCGGTACAAAACTCGGCACGGAGTTCTTGCCCGAACTCGACGAAGGCGCAATCGTCATTCGAACGGTATTGCCCGCCGGTATTTCGCTTAAGACGGCTTCGCAATATCCGCCGATCATCCGACAGGTAGTCAGTCCGTATCCCGAAGTCCGCGCTGTGATCACCCAACTCGGCCGAAACGATGATGGTACGGATCCATACGGACCGAACCGTATCGAAACCCATGTCGAACTTACGAAGTACGACACATGGCCGTCGGGTATGGACAAGCACAAGCTGATCGATGAGATTAAAACAAAACTGCAGGCATCGATCCCCGGCGCGACGTTCAGCTTTTCACAGCCGATCCTCGATAACGTGACGGAAGCGGTCACTGGCTCGTCGGCAGACCTTGCAGTGCTTGTCAATGGGAACGACCTCACGAAACTCCGCAACTACGCCGATACCATTCTGGGTGTCATTCAAAACGTGAAAGGGGCAACTGATTTCGGTATCGAGGAAGAAGGCGACCAAGCACAACTCTTTATCAAGATCAATCGCACCTCGGCCGCACGATATGGCATCAATGTGCGGGATGTCGAAGACATGATCGAGCTTGCCGTGGCGGGGCGACCGGTCTCGGTACTGTACGAAGGAGAACGGCGTTTCGATATCGTCGTGCGCTACCAGGCGACTGACCGCTCGACCGTGGATGATATTTCCCGTCTCGAAATCACCTCGCCTACCGGTCTGCGCGTCCCGCTGACCGATGTTGCTGATGTCGAGATCAAAGACGGCTCAACCATCATCGCCCGTGAAGACGGTCACCGTCAGGTTGGTGTTCGCACCAATATCCGAGGCCGCGATCAGGGGACCTTTGTCGCCGAAGCGCAGCAAAAAGTAGCATCCGTACTTCATCTGCCAAAGGGATACGATATCGACTGGGGCGGACAGTTTGAGAACCTGACCCGAGCGCGAAATCACTTAATGGTGATCTTGCCGATCACGCTCTTTCTTATCTTCGCACTCCTGTTTCTTACATTCCGATCGGCGAAGTACGCGCTAATTGTACTGGTGAATGTCCCGCTGGCGCTTGTCGGTGGTATCATTGCGCTGTTACTGCGCGGAATGAACTTCTCGGTATCGAGCGGTGTGGGGTTCATCTCGCTCTTTGGCGTGGCGGTAATGAGTGGCGTATTACTTGTGAGCCGATTCAATTATTTGCGGTTCGACCGGCATTTATCGCTGCGCGAGGCGGTTGTGTTAGGTGCCGAAGAAGAGCTCCGACCGATCCTGATGATGATGCTGGTGGCGATGCTCGGGTTGATTCCGGCCTCGCTCGCAACCGGGATTGGCTCGGATGTTCAACGACCGCTTGCCACGGTCATCGTCGGCGGACTTGCCAGTGCGTTGATCCTGACACTTGTCGTCCTCCCCTCACTCTATTACCTCATCGAGTCGAGGGCAAAGACGAATCCGGTTGCCGAAGCGATCGATATTGAAGAACTCGAGACCAGGATCCACGACGAAGAGTTGGAAGAGGAGCATAAGCGGCATCTGCGTGCACCACACGACGATGACGTTTAG
- a CDS encoding efflux RND transporter periplasmic adaptor subunit: protein MSFNNLRQMPAIAASIILLVVLSACTSGESSKQAPATDTVALKLATAPHVSNGGCEIRFEEKDTLQHLLAFDSAQERNVSVTTTTPARIVFSTTSIEDGSIAIPVFESQDLTQLFTDYTKALNDEAHAKREVERLKDLLAHNAVAGKELMQAESDLRAIEVAITGYQSRMLQSGLSPSDLQHLLPNTSLVLANVPESEIWTVQKGEDAQIEFDAFKGEILHGRVIDIGKALDPTTRTFNVRINLSDTKHTLRPGMFAKASFGTDVARKFVVPCTSVVSVQGRSYVFVRTADHTYQRREVALGTQTGDWFIVLSGLTPGDVVVTKGSFLLKGLSFGS from the coding sequence ATGTCATTCAATAATCTCCGTCAGATGCCGGCTATAGCGGCAAGTATAATTCTACTCGTAGTTCTGTCTGCCTGCACGAGCGGGGAATCGTCAAAACAAGCTCCTGCGACCGATACCGTCGCGCTCAAACTCGCGACCGCACCGCATGTGAGCAATGGCGGCTGCGAGATCCGGTTCGAAGAGAAGGACACGCTCCAGCATTTGCTCGCATTCGATAGCGCGCAGGAGCGCAACGTCTCCGTCACAACCACTACCCCGGCCCGCATTGTCTTTTCGACCACCAGCATCGAAGACGGTTCGATTGCCATTCCTGTCTTTGAAAGCCAGGATCTGACGCAGCTCTTCACGGACTATACGAAGGCGCTCAACGACGAAGCACATGCGAAACGTGAGGTGGAGCGGTTAAAGGACTTGCTTGCCCATAACGCTGTTGCCGGCAAAGAACTGATGCAGGCGGAGAGCGATCTGAGGGCCATCGAGGTCGCAATCACCGGGTATCAATCGCGCATGCTCCAGAGCGGCCTCTCGCCGAGCGACTTGCAGCATCTTCTACCAAACACATCGCTCGTTCTTGCGAACGTACCGGAATCTGAAATATGGACTGTGCAGAAAGGAGAAGATGCACAGATTGAATTCGATGCATTTAAAGGCGAGATCTTGCACGGCAGGGTGATCGACATCGGAAAGGCGCTTGATCCGACGACCCGCACATTCAACGTGCGGATCAATCTCTCGGATACCAAGCATACGTTACGCCCGGGAATGTTCGCGAAGGCCTCGTTCGGGACGGACGTCGCACGAAAGTTTGTCGTGCCGTGCACAAGTGTCGTCTCCGTTCAAGGAAGATCGTATGTGTTCGTTCGCACTGCCGACCATACATACCAACGACGCGAAGTTGCGCTCGGAACGCAAACCGGCGACTGGTTTATCGTCCTCTCCGGCCTGACTCCGGGCGATGTCGTTGTGACCAAAGGCTCGTTTCTGCTCAAGGGATTGAGCTTCGGATCGTGA
- a CDS encoding TolC family protein, with the protein MRKLVPSVVCLLMLKGTMDAQTPAAEQLTILQALREAVLHNPSLHALSFEGAAADADIVTAGLRPNPSLSINGDLLPSDGYGPKQKQYGGSLILPFELGGKRDARLGAASAAKSVTERRYEDAVRQTQFAVKNAYIDLTAAYVKTGVMRESLVLLDSLVVLDSARVRGQDIPAVDLTRSEVERERFSLDVLANETSYRTTSTALLGLLGRRGTEASVLVQPDTTAISRVASLIERPLPSIDSIVSIAAESRSDIRVLLAAEQAAQAQIAVAKSLASIDLSVSLDAMRQQEVTFWGASISFPLPIFDRHQGDIQRAEAMSAEAKAQTEAALLQLRADIRGAMLDVEAKRESLRRLGTSILEKSKLVRSSVEYAYRRGSTSLVDFLDVARTENELRELYVDALAAYAKSLINLDYVTGKDLFYVIQ; encoded by the coding sequence GTGCGTAAGCTCGTTCCGTCCGTCGTGTGCCTACTGATGCTTAAGGGTACGATGGATGCTCAGACACCGGCGGCGGAACAGCTTACCATTTTACAAGCGCTGCGTGAAGCAGTACTACACAACCCATCGCTGCATGCGCTCTCGTTCGAGGGCGCCGCAGCCGATGCGGATATTGTCACCGCGGGTCTGCGACCAAACCCTTCGCTGTCGATCAACGGCGACCTGCTCCCGAGCGACGGCTACGGCCCGAAACAGAAGCAGTACGGGGGTTCACTTATCCTTCCCTTCGAGCTTGGCGGTAAGCGCGACGCGCGTCTTGGTGCTGCAAGCGCAGCAAAATCCGTTACCGAACGACGGTACGAGGATGCAGTACGGCAAACCCAATTCGCCGTCAAGAACGCATATATCGACCTGACGGCTGCCTACGTCAAGACCGGTGTCATGCGCGAGAGCTTAGTGCTCCTCGATTCGCTTGTCGTACTCGATAGTGCCCGCGTTCGGGGTCAGGACATTCCGGCCGTTGACCTCACCCGCAGTGAGGTCGAGCGCGAGCGGTTCTCGCTCGACGTGCTTGCGAACGAAACATCCTATCGAACGACGTCAACTGCCCTGCTCGGACTTCTGGGCAGACGCGGGACCGAAGCGTCGGTACTGGTACAACCGGATACAACTGCTATCTCACGCGTGGCGTCGCTCATCGAACGGCCTCTCCCCTCGATCGATTCGATCGTATCGATCGCCGCCGAATCCAGAAGCGACATTCGCGTATTGCTCGCAGCCGAACAAGCCGCACAAGCCCAGATCGCCGTTGCGAAATCGCTCGCGTCGATCGACCTGAGTGTATCGCTCGATGCAATGCGCCAGCAGGAAGTCACATTCTGGGGGGCTAGCATCTCATTCCCACTGCCGATCTTCGACCGTCACCAAGGCGACATCCAGCGTGCAGAAGCAATGAGCGCCGAAGCGAAGGCACAAACCGAAGCGGCACTGCTCCAACTTCGAGCCGATATCCGCGGCGCAATGCTCGATGTCGAGGCCAAGCGAGAATCGCTCCGCCGACTCGGCACAAGCATTCTCGAAAAATCCAAACTCGTTCGATCGTCCGTCGAATACGCATATCGAAGAGGATCGACGTCGCTCGTCGATTTCCTCGATGTCGCACGCACCGAGAACGAGCTGCGCGAACTCTATGTCGATGCCTTGGCCGCATACGCCAAGAGCCTCATCAATCTCGACTATGTCACTGGAAAGGATCTGTTCTATGTCATTCAATAA
- a CDS encoding FAD-dependent oxidoreductase → MAGLNVAWTLKKAGVASTLYEASGRAGGRMMSVSNALIPGVRTEFGGEFIDTNHRDIHSLASEFSLKLLDRRNSAINELIRQAYFIDGKVYSEEDVAEALRPLLPTLQSHASVLTSVPTFEAPGAAEILDKTPLSRYLAELRLPNWLWKLLEAAFVTEYGLELGKQSALNLLITIPTVNDDGSVSMFGDSDERYKIAGGNARLPEAIASRLNSQIRYSSVLKSVSMKAGRYQLEFVTSGASQTTEADIVVLAIPFSVLRGVTLDLDLPDWKTRAIRELPYGTNTKVMMGFSRRIWREKGFVGEVFSDEQFQLAWDNTELEHSPAGALTIYTGGDAGVEATKIKLQVQVESYLELLEKIFPGISNTRNSKQARMNWIDNPFSKGSYASYGPGHWTSIRGAEFKPIGNLHFAGEHCSLDFQGFMNGAAETGRRAAENILASLK, encoded by the coding sequence ATGGCAGGTCTTAATGTCGCCTGGACGTTGAAAAAGGCTGGGGTCGCCTCTACACTTTATGAGGCCTCTGGAAGGGCCGGGGGACGGATGATGTCCGTTAGTAATGCCCTCATTCCGGGAGTACGGACGGAATTTGGCGGGGAATTCATCGACACCAACCATCGAGATATACACTCGCTTGCTAGTGAATTTAGCTTAAAATTGCTCGATCGGCGGAATTCGGCGATAAACGAATTAATTCGGCAAGCCTATTTTATAGACGGAAAAGTATATTCGGAAGAAGATGTCGCCGAGGCACTCAGACCATTGCTGCCGACGCTGCAATCCCATGCATCGGTCCTGACATCTGTCCCTACCTTCGAAGCACCCGGTGCTGCCGAAATACTGGACAAGACCCCACTTTCCCGCTATCTGGCCGAACTCCGTTTGCCTAATTGGCTCTGGAAGCTTCTCGAAGCTGCGTTCGTCACGGAGTATGGGCTTGAATTGGGGAAACAGTCGGCCCTCAATTTGCTGATCACCATCCCCACCGTCAATGACGACGGGTCGGTATCGATGTTCGGCGACAGCGACGAACGCTATAAGATTGCCGGGGGCAATGCAAGACTCCCAGAAGCAATTGCATCGCGATTGAATTCCCAGATCCGCTATTCAAGTGTTCTGAAGTCCGTCAGTATGAAGGCGGGTCGGTATCAACTTGAATTCGTTACCTCCGGCGCCAGTCAAACGACCGAGGCCGACATCGTCGTCCTCGCGATCCCGTTTAGCGTCCTTCGAGGCGTGACGCTTGACCTGGACCTCCCGGATTGGAAAACCCGTGCGATCCGCGAGCTCCCATACGGGACGAACACGAAAGTTATGATGGGCTTTTCGCGTCGCATCTGGCGCGAAAAGGGGTTCGTCGGCGAAGTCTTTAGCGACGAGCAATTTCAGCTTGCCTGGGACAATACCGAACTCGAGCATTCACCGGCTGGGGCCTTAACGATCTATACCGGCGGTGATGCAGGCGTTGAGGCGACGAAGATAAAGCTGCAGGTCCAAGTCGAGTCATATCTCGAATTGTTAGAGAAAATATTCCCCGGCATTTCAAACACTCGAAATTCAAAACAGGCGCGGATGAATTGGATCGACAATCCATTTTCAAAGGGGAGCTACGCCTCCTACGGCCCCGGACACTGGACGTCCATTCGCGGGGCGGAATTCAAGCCGATCGGCAATCTGCATTTTGCAGGTGAACACTGCAGCCTCGATTTTCAAGGCTTTATGAATGGCGCCGCCGAAACCGGTCGGCGCGCTGCCGAGAATATTCTCGCTTCCCTGAAGTAA
- a CDS encoding type II toxin-antitoxin system HicA family toxin: protein MSTRKLKNISPDELRAFLKKQGCKCTRTTGGHEHWTRSDLTRPLTFSSHIDPVPEFVVKNLLRLMGLNKDDFFA from the coding sequence ATGTCAACGCGGAAACTCAAGAACATTTCTCCCGACGAACTCAGAGCATTCCTGAAAAAGCAGGGTTGCAAGTGCACGCGAACAACGGGCGGGCATGAGCATTGGACCAGAAGCGACCTTACCCGGCCCCTCACATTTTCCAGCCACATCGATCCCGTCCCTGAGTTCGTGGTAAAGAACTTATTGCGTCTGATGGGCTTGAATAAAGATGATTTCTTTGCATAG